The genomic window TGCGGATGTTGTCGCCGGGGCAGTGATAGACTTTCGGGTTCTTGACGTACGGAAACAGGACCCCTTCCCGGATCCCGCGAATCTCGTCCTCGTCCGTCACCGGGGGTTCCGTCTGCGAGATGCTCATCCGATTGCCGCCCTCGTCGCGCGGGATGCCGCACCAGCCGATGAACTTCCCGCCCGGCTCCGTCGCGTAGTCCTCGCAGCTCATGATGCGGCCGTCGTTGTCCTGCATGTACATGTACCAGCCGAGCGAGAGGTTCTTGGTGTTGCTCAGACACGCGGTCGTGGCGGCCTTCTTTTTGGCCAGATTCAACGCGGGCATGATGATCGCCATCAGCAGGGCGATGATCGCGATGACCACCAGCAATTCGATCAGGGTGAACGCTCGTGTCTTCATCCTTGCGCCTTTCCGAACCCGAATCGTCCGTCTACGGCGTATCAAACGGCATCGTACGTCCGGCAAGCCATGCCATCTCGCCATGAGACAAAGACCGGCCATACAGGCGCACCTCGTCGATCGCGCCCGGGAAGTAGCGAGACAGGCTGTCGTGCTTGAGAACGCCGATAGTCATGTTCTGCAGCATCTGGCCGAACTCATTGCTGTCGTCGGCCGTGCCCGCCACTTCGCCATTGATATACAACGTGCAGGTTTGCGCCGTCTTGATGATCCCCGCGTGGTGCCAGGCGCCGTCGTCGGCCGTCACGGTGCTGTAGATGTCCGTTCCGCCGGATGTGCCGAGTGGCGCCCGATGCAGGAATCGCAGCGTGCCGTTGCCGCGAAGCTCGAGGAGAATGCCATGCGCTCCGTCCGAGTCGTAGATCGACAGCAGGTCGCGTTCCCCCGTGCCGCCATCGACGCGGAACCACAGGGCGGCCGAGTAGGTCGGCAGATCATAGGACCCCTCGACGTGAACGTAATCGGCCACTCCGTCGAGCTGAATCGCTTGGTCGGTTCGGCCGGCGGCAAACGTCGGCGAGCCAACGAGGACGCCGTTGCGCGTTCCACTGCTGTCGTCGGCGTTGCCTTCGAAGGCGAAATGGCCTGTCAGGAGCGCCGAGAGCGGTTCGACGGGGACGATGGAATTGCGATCGAGGGGAGACAGCGCGATATCGTCAACAAAGAGAAGCCCTTTTCCACCCTCCAACCCGATCGTCAACCTGGTGACGTTGCGGAGATCGGCGCCGGCAAAGTCCGCCAGGTCGATATACCAGAACTGCCACGTCTTGAGCTGAAGGTTGTCGGCGGCACCGCCATAAAGGACCTTGCTGCCATTGATCTTGACATACATCTGTCCTGGCGTGTTGGACGGATCACCGTGGAACCAGAGCGTCAGGGCTTTGAGGCCGTACCGCGTCCAGTCCTGTGGCTCGTCGAATGTGCGCGTCGCTTCCGACACGGCGGCCGACGTGTTGTCATAGAACAGCGGCATCGACTGCCTTCCGCCGTGGACGATGGCCTGTTCGGCGAATGGTGTGTTCATATACCCCACGACCGATCCCGTATCGTTGACCCATCCATCGATCCACGTGTCGAAAATGGCGTTGTCTCCATCGTTGTACGTTTCGAAGTCTTCCACCACGATCGACGGCTGTGTGGAGAAACTCCAGATCTCGCCTTCCCACAGACCGGGTGTCTCGGCCTCGTTGATCTCATCGATCCTCCAATAGTAGGTCCGGCCCAGTTCGAGCAGACCGTCGGCATCCAGATGCGACTCATCTGCGACGGCAACCAGGGCCGCGTCGTCGGCCTCCCCGATGAGTTGCGATTCGTCCGTGGTGAGATATACTTCGTGTGTGACGGCCCCTCGGCCTGCGCGCCAGCTCAAGACGGCGTCCGGCCCGACGTCCACTGCCCCGGCCGCCGGCTGCGGCTCGCGCGCCTGAACGGGGATGTAGAGGAAACGCACTTCGCTGAGGCCGAACTGGCCCATCATGCCCCATCCGCTGTTGACGATCAGCCGGACGTATCTGGCCGCAATCCCGCCGAGGTCCACCGTCGTGTTGTACGTATAGGTGCTCTGGGCGGTGGCCCGAGCCAGCGAAACGTCGCCCAGCGTCATCCAGGCCTCTCCATCAGCAGAGTATTCCACGGTGACGTCTTTAATGCCGAAACCCAGCACGGGCTCAAACCGCACGTTGTAGTTCCACACGAGCATCTGGTGAAGCTTGTACAGACGATCCAGCTCGAATTGGATGTACAGCGGCTCGTCGTCCGGCGGGCTGGCCAGCCACATGTCCTCGCCCTCGGTGGAATGCTGGTCTTCAGCGTTGAGTCCGGACCGATTGACTGTGTTCTCGGGCCCCAGATCGGCTTCGGAGATTCCGTTGCTGCTGGCGATCGCCTGCTCGATCGGATAGGCCACCGGCTCGGTCGTGAAACTCCAGACCTCGCCCTTGATGACGGTGGCCTCCGGTGGCGCGTTGACTTCATCGACGCGCCAGTAGTAGATCTGCTCGAGCTCCACTCGACCGGGGTCGAAGGTTGCTTCAGTCCGTCCCGAAGCAATCAGAACACCTCGTGGTTCGGCGACAGTGGCGTTTTCGACGTCGTCGCGCGACGTTCCGAGGTAGACGTCGTGCGTGGCCGCGAACATCCCCGCTGTCCAGCGCAGCAGCACATCCGTCGGCACGTCCACCGCCCCGTTGGCGGGGCTCGGGCTGGTGGCCGTCTCGACGATGCGCCGGTCCAGCTCGAAGCCGTTCATGACGAGGAAGGCCGTGTTCACAGGGCTCGAGGGCGACGTGACATCGAAGATCAGAACGATGTCATCCGCCCCGTTCGAGACGACCATCGTATGGAACACCGTGACATTCTCGAAGCCATCGACGCGGTCGGCCGTTCCGGACTCCGAATGGGAGATGTCGATGTCCGTCGTTGTGTGCGAGCCGGTCGCATCGACAACCGTGACATTGAAGATGCCGGTCTGGTCGTCGGTATCGTGGTGGTAGGAAAGCCACGAGTAGGATCCTTGCGGAAGCCCGGAGATGGTGAGGCGCATCGGGTTGCCGACCTGGCGGGTGTCCGTCCCGATCCACGTGTTGATCAGATCGGCGTGCTCGCCCGTGTAGCCGTTTCTGCCGCTGGCGCTTCGGTCGATCATCGCCATGACGGTGTTTGCCGCGCCGGTGGCCCAGGTGGGCTGGAGCGTCACTGTGGCGCCGAAGGCGGAATAGCTCTGCGCCGTGAACGTGGCCGCGTCGCTTCGGGTGGCGAAATACCCCTGGTAGCCGGCCTCGACCGGTCCGCCGGTCACCGTGAAGTCGATCCTCAACTGCGCCTGTACCGCAGCGGACCCCAGCAGCAGGCAGGACAAGATCAGCGTCGTCAGCCTTTTCATCATGCGCTCCTTTCCGTCAGATATGGACCTCACATAGCACTTACAGAAGAAAGATCACCGAATCCACGCCACCGCTCTCCTCTCTCATCCTTGGAGGTGTGTTCTTGAGCCATGGCCTCCCAGCTCCAGACCCTTGTGTCCGTGCAGACCGGTGTTCCGAGCATTCCGTGCGTTCACCCACAGGCCTATTCTATCCTATCGCACCGGATATCGACCAAGAAAATACACAGAAGCGGCGTCCATAGCGTGCGAAGGGTGGTACAGACGGCCGGACCGGCAGGGGTGGATGCGCCTTCTTCGTTTGCCCCCGCTCCGTTTGTTTGTTATAATTGCTATTAGCAATTATTGCTATGAACAAATATATCGTCCGGGGAGTAGATAAGGCCATGAGCCGACGGTTTTTCGAGTTGATTCTCGCGATCAAGCGAAAGTGCCAGTGCAACGAGGAGCAGATCCGCAAGGAGCTGGGCCTGACGGCTGCCCAACTCGGCGCCTTGATCGTCCTGGACGACCGGACCGAGGTCGCCGGGTGTGAATTTGCCCGGCGGATGGGCTTATCCGCGTCGCGGGGCAGCCGGGTGCTCAACAGCTTGGTCGCCGCCGGCTATGTTGCGACGCACGTCCGGGCCGAAGATCGCCGGACGATCCAAGTCACGCTGACGGACAAAGGCAGACGAATGAAAGGGCGAATCGCGGATCGCATGACCGATTGCGAAAGCCGTATCTGCGACCGTCTGGACCATTCCGATCTCCGGCAGGTCAGGGCGGCGCTGGAACGCCTGGAGGCGGTCCTGTGAGAAGCCCGTTCAACCGAACTTCAAGGAGAATGGCGATGCACAGAGCGATGCTGATTCAATTGGCGTTGGGGTTGCTGATCGGCGGCGGCCTGGGAGCGATGATGGGATACTTCGGAAAGTGCACCAGCGGGGCGTGTCCCCTGACAGCCAACCCGTATCGCGGCGGGTTCATCGGCGCGATGATTGGGGGCATGCTGGCGTTCTCCGGTGTCTCCTCACGGGCGAATCCCGAGGGCAAAGAAGAGGGCTATGCCGCCGTGCAGATCGAGAATGCAGCAGACTTTGACCGCCTGGTCCTCAAAGCCGGGCACCCGGTGATGGTCGATTTCTACTCGAACTCGTGTCCGCCGTGCCGCAGACTGGCCCCGACGATTGAAGAACTCGCCGAGGAGTATCAGGGCCGCGCCGTTGTGGCCAAGGTCAACGTCGATCGCGTCCCCGATCTGGCCCGCCAATACGGCATCCAGGGCATCCCCGCCGTTCTCTTCTTCGACAAGGGCAGCGAGACA from Anaerobaca lacustris includes these protein-coding regions:
- a CDS encoding LamG-like jellyroll fold domain-containing protein, translated to MMKRLTTLILSCLLLGSAAVQAQLRIDFTVTGGPVEAGYQGYFATRSDAATFTAQSYSAFGATVTLQPTWATGAANTVMAMIDRSASGRNGYTGEHADLINTWIGTDTRQVGNPMRLTISGLPQGSYSWLSYHHDTDDQTGIFNVTVVDATGSHTTTDIDISHSESGTADRVDGFENVTVFHTMVVSNGADDIVLIFDVTSPSSPVNTAFLVMNGFELDRRIVETATSPSPANGAVDVPTDVLLRWTAGMFAATHDVYLGTSRDDVENATVAEPRGVLIASGRTEATFDPGRVELEQIYYWRVDEVNAPPEATVIKGEVWSFTTEPVAYPIEQAIASSNGISEADLGPENTVNRSGLNAEDQHSTEGEDMWLASPPDDEPLYIQFELDRLYKLHQMLVWNYNVRFEPVLGFGIKDVTVEYSADGEAWMTLGDVSLARATAQSTYTYNTTVDLGGIAARYVRLIVNSGWGMMGQFGLSEVRFLYIPVQAREPQPAAGAVDVGPDAVLSWRAGRGAVTHEVYLTTDESQLIGEADDAALVAVADESHLDADGLLELGRTYYWRIDEINEAETPGLWEGEIWSFSTQPSIVVEDFETYNDGDNAIFDTWIDGWVNDTGSVVGYMNTPFAEQAIVHGGRQSMPLFYDNTSAAVSEATRTFDEPQDWTRYGLKALTLWFHGDPSNTPGQMYVKINGSKVLYGGAADNLQLKTWQFWYIDLADFAGADLRNVTRLTIGLEGGKGLLFVDDIALSPLDRNSIVPVEPLSALLTGHFAFEGNADDSSGTRNGVLVGSPTFAAGRTDQAIQLDGVADYVHVEGSYDLPTYSAALWFRVDGGTGERDLLSIYDSDGAHGILLELRGNGTLRFLHRAPLGTSGGTDIYSTVTADDGAWHHAGIIKTAQTCTLYINGEVAGTADDSNEFGQMLQNMTIGVLKHDSLSRYFPGAIDEVRLYGRSLSHGEMAWLAGRTMPFDTP
- a CDS encoding MarR family winged helix-turn-helix transcriptional regulator; translated protein: MSRRFFELILAIKRKCQCNEEQIRKELGLTAAQLGALIVLDDRTEVAGCEFARRMGLSASRGSRVLNSLVAAGYVATHVRAEDRRTIQVTLTDKGRRMKGRIADRMTDCESRICDRLDHSDLRQVRAALERLEAVL
- a CDS encoding DUF6132 family protein, which codes for MHRAMLIQLALGLLIGGGLGAMMGYFGKCTSGACPLTANPYRGGFIGAMIGGMLAFSGVSSRANPEGKEEGYAAVQIENAADFDRLVLKAGHPVMVDFYSNSCPPCRRLAPTIEELAEEYQGRAVVAKVNVDRVPDLARQYGIQGIPAVLFFDKGSETQRLVGLRARGAYTEVLDGLLG